A single Microbacterium protaetiae DNA region contains:
- the csrA gene encoding carbon storage regulator CsrA, producing MLVLTRRIGESVLIGGEVTVTVLDVKGDSIRIGVDAPRSTRIQRAEIVEAVSAENVSAVAADPGLESALRDALARRRAPDA from the coding sequence ATGCTGGTGTTGACGAGGCGGATCGGCGAGAGCGTGCTGATCGGCGGCGAGGTCACGGTCACCGTGCTCGACGTGAAGGGCGACAGCATCCGCATCGGGGTGGACGCCCCGCGTTCCACCCGCATCCAGCGTGCCGAGATCGTCGAGGCCGTCAGCGCCGAGAACGTCTCAGCGGTCGCGGCCGACCCGGGCCTCGAAAGCGCGCTGCGCGATGCACTCGCACGCCGTCGAGCGCCAGACGCGTGA